In Aedes albopictus strain Foshan chromosome 3, AalbF5, whole genome shotgun sequence, the following are encoded in one genomic region:
- the LOC109412123 gene encoding uncharacterized protein LOC109412123, with translation MQPDKKFHLFGLLVVQVLFASASVPNSEGASGSDEGRFFFHGKPILIMPPTAPTRHQLISGIGIPLGTPESITTGWVIKAQYFLPTSVDNLKPIYLEGWNDTRRSFEKREAVTEAPDNYEAYTAKDVQVKEEPLPEKLDSEGDDAEDYFEDGGDDYWLDAEEEKSYDTVNQMMPPSNLQSQMSEGYDADASRWMTYKSLEYIGQQYGSGGRECVLRSICEAASAEFTHTGGVFAELLHIVFTPSSTSEPPSEHSDNEYYRAEQLGREGAPCHLLFHECQNSILDVFTGIHDPETNDLKVAHEKVLRSFMK, from the exons ATGCAGCCTGACAAGAAATTTCATCTGTTTGGACTTCTCGTTGTCCAAGTTTTGTTTGCAAGTGCCTCAGTTCCGAACAGTGAAGGTGCCAGTGGCAGTGATGAGGGACGATTCTTCTTCCATGGCAAACCGATTCTGATCATGCCGCCAACGGCTCCCACTCGTCATCAGCTCATCAGCGGTATCGGTATACCGCTGGGAACACCCGAGTCCATCACTACCGGATGGGTTATAAAGGCCCAGTACTTTCTGCCGACCTCGGTCGACAATCTGAAACCGATCTACCTGGAAGGCTGGAACGATACGCGGAGATCTTTCGAGAAGCGAGAAGCTGTTACCGAAGCTCCGGATAACTACGAAGCGTACACGGCTAAGGATGTTCAGGTCAAGGAAGAGCCTCTTCCGGAGAAGTTGGATAGCGAGGGGGACGATGCAGAAGACTATTTCGAAGATGGAGGCGACGACTACTGGTTGGATGCCGAGGAGGAGAAATCTTACGACACGGTGAATCAAATGATGCCACCGTCCAATTTGCAGTCCCAGATGTCCGAGGGATACGATGCGGATGCGTCACGGTGGATGACGTACAAGTCGCTGGAGTACATCGGCCAGCAGTACGGTTCGGGAGGTCGAGAATGTGTTCTGCGGAGTATTTGCGAAGCGGCTAGTGCGGAGTTCACTCATACGGGCGGTGTATTTGCGGAACTGTTGCACATTGTGTTCAC GCCATCGAGTACTTCGGAGCCGCCGTCGGAGCACAGTGACAACGAGTACTACCGGGCGGAGCAGTTGGGTCGGGAAGGTGCCCCGTGCCATTTGTTGTTCCATGAGTGTCAGAATTCGATTCTGGATGTGTTTACCGGTATCCATGATCCGGAGACGAATGATTTGAAAGTGGCACATGAAAAAGTCTTGCGATCGTTTATGAAATAG
- the LOC109425546 gene encoding uncharacterized protein LOC109425546: protein MSTHLRFRTSITFLLTLFTVANSVSDQGRYYAPWLIFPPTAPTRHQLISGIGIPLGTPESIVSGWVLKAQYFLPTSVNDLRPVYLEGWNDSRKSIAKRDTLAVVTPLQGYGASQNDEVPKEDDDLFDDSDDEYWSTLDEEQHVRETTRQSSTANEDLSTIPAGYDTNLSRWTTYKALEQIGAVYGAGGRECVLRSICEAASAVFTHTGGIFAELLHIVFTPSTTTESMSDNSDGEYYRAEQLGRDGAPCHLVFHECGISLLDIFTGVHDSETNALTVAHDKLMKRSV, encoded by the exons ATGTCGACACATCTACGGTTTCGTACATCGATAACCTTTCTATTAACCCTGTTTACGGTGGCGAACTCGGTAAGTGATCAAGGACGCTACTACGCACCATGGCTCATCTTTCCACCGACGGCACCTACCAGACATCAACTGATCAGCGGAATCGGTATACCTCTGGGAACTCCCGAATCCATAGTCAGCGGTTGGGTTCTAAAGGCCCAATACTTTCTACCGACTTCGGTCAACGATCTGCGACCCGTCTACCTCGAAGGGTGGAACGACAGTCGGAAATCTATCGCGAAGCGAGATACCCTTGCAGTCGTTACACCTTTACAAGGTTACGGAGCGTCCCAAAATGACGAAGTCCCCAAAGAAGACGATGACCTGTTCGACGATTCGGACGACGAATACTGGTCTACGCTGGATGAAGAGCAGCACGTGCGTGAAACCACCCGGCAGTCTTCAACCGCGAATGAAGATCTGTCTACGATTCCCGCTGGATACGATACGAACTTGTCTCGTTGGACAACGTACAAAGCCTTGGAGCAGATCGGAGCTGTCTACGGCGCGGGAGGTCGGGAATGCGTACTGCGGAGTATCTGCGAAGCGGCCAGTGCAGTGTTCACCCATACCGGAGGAATATTTGCCGAGTTGCTGCACATTGTCTTCAC ACCTTCCACAACTACGGAGTCTATGTCAGACAACAGTGACGGTGAGTACTATCGAGCGGAACAACTCGGAAGGGATGGAGCCCCATGTCACCTGGTATTTCACGAATGTGGAATCTCCTTACTGGACATATTCACCGGAGTTCACGATTCGGAAACGAATGCTTTGACGGTAGCGCATGATAAATTGATGAAAAGATCTGTGTGA